From a single Lolium rigidum isolate FL_2022 chromosome 7, APGP_CSIRO_Lrig_0.1, whole genome shotgun sequence genomic region:
- the LOC124676247 gene encoding transcription factor MYB4-like: MGRAPCCEKMGLKRGPWTAEEDKILVAHITSFGHGNWRALPKQAGLLRCGKSCRLRWINYLRPDIKRGNFSDEEEQSIIQLHQLLGNRWSAIAARLPGRTDNEIKNVWHTHLKKRLEPSEQEQHEQQPGAPKKRKPSGPPRRRDAKAARKAAAAAPVSSPERSVSSTVTESTSVASGAVEHGGSSGTSGSVSVKEESFTSESEEFQIDESFWSETLSMPLDDINDVGLMEPQDAFGGGKSSDGDMDYWLKVFMEGGGEGNDADVLDLPQMI; the protein is encoded by the exons ATGGGGAGGGCTCCGTGCTGCGAGAAGATGGGGCTCAAGCGGGGTCCCTGGACGGCGGAGGAGGACAAGATCCTCGTCGCCCACATCACCAGCTTCGGCCACGGCAACTGGCGCGCGCTgcccaagcaagccg GCCTGCTCCGGTGCGGCAAGAGCTGCCGGCTCCGGTGGATCAACTACCTGCGGCCGGACATCAAGCGCGGCAacttctccgacgaggaggagcagtCAATCATCCAGCTCCACCAGCTGCTCGGCAACAG ATGGTCAGCgatcgccgccaggctgccggggAGGACGGACAACGAGATCAAGAACGTCTGGCACACGCACCTCAAGAAGCGGCTGGAGCCCAGCGAGCAGGAGCAGCACGAGCAGCAGCCCGGCgcccccaagaagcgcaagccgtCGGGCCCGCCGCGGAGGCGCGATGCCAAGGCGGCTaggaaggccgccgccgctgcgccggTGTCCTCGCCTGAGCGGTCCGTCTCGTCGACGGTGACCGAGTCGACCTCCGTCGCCTCCGGGGCGGTGGAGCACGGCGGCAGCTCGGGGACCTCCGGGTCCGTGTCGGTCAAGGAGGAGAGCTTCACCTCGGAGTCGGAGGAGTTCCAGATCGACGAGAGCTTCTGGTCCGAGACGCTGTCGATGCCGCTCGACGACATCAACGACGTCGGCCTAATGGAGCCGCAGGACGCCTTCGGCGGCGGCAAGTCGTCCGACGGCGACATGGACTACTGGCTCAAGGTGTTCATggagggcggcggcgaaggcAACGACGCCGACGTGCTAGACTTACCGCAGATGATTTAG